Below is a window of Pseudodesulfovibrio sp. 5S69 DNA.
GGCCGAACCAGGCGGTGAAGAAGAAGGTGCTGCCCTGGCCCACGGCGGACTCCACGCCGATCTCGCCGCCCATCATGTTGACCAGTTGCCGTGATATGGTCAGGCCGAGCCCGGTGCCCTGGTGCTTCTTGCGCAGGGAGCTGTCCGCCTGGGTGAAGCTGTCGAAGACCGCGTCGAGCTTGTCCTCGGGAATGCCCACGCCGGTGTCGCGAACCTTGAACTGGAGGCAGGCGCGTCCGGCCTCGATCCGGGAGAGCGCCACGGTCAGTTCCACCAGTCCGCGCGGGGTGAACTTCAGCGCGTTGCCGATGAGGTTCCACAGGACCTGGCCGAGCCGGTCCGGATCGCCGTTGAGCCTGGCGGGTACGTCGTCGGCCACGGTGTAGCGGAAGACCAGCCCGTTGAGTTCGGCCTGGGGGCCGAAGGAACGTACGCTGGTCTCCAGCGCCGAGCGGAAGGTGAAGTCCTCGGGCTTGAGCTCCATGCGGCCCGCCTCGATCTTGGAGATGTCCAGGATGTCGTTAACGATGTTCAGCAGGGAACTCCCGGCGTCGCGGATCATGTCCATGTGCTCGCGCTGGGCCTCGGTCAGCCCGGTGGTGACCATCATCTCGGCCATGCCCAGGATGCCGCTGATGGGCGTGCGTATTTCGTGGCTCATGTTGGCCAGGAACATGGACTTGGCCATGTTCGCCTCCAGCGCGACGCTGGAGGCCTCCTCGGCCGACCGGTTGGCCTCCACCAGCTTGCGGCTCATCTCGCCGTAGTGGATGGCCGAGCCGAAGAGGTTGGCGGCCAGCATCATGGACTCGATCTCCACGGGCAGCCAGTCCCGCTCACGGCGGTGTTCGGACAACCCCAGGAACCCCCACCAGGCGTTCCCGGCGAAGACCGGGACGATCATGACCGACTTGGCCCCGGTGGCCGCGAACAAGGCCCGCTCCTCCTTGCGGAAATGCTTGACATGGCCGGTGACCACCTTGCGCTTGAGCATGGCCCCGCGCCAGGTTTCGTAGCGGGGCGAGATCGCGATGTTCCGGCTCTCCGGCAGGGTGCTCAGGGGCGCGACCCACTCCGTGCCCCACTCGTTGTGCAGGGACAGGACCTCCCCGCCGTCCGGGCCGGTGTCCTTCTTGAAGAGATAGATGCGGGTCACGTCCGTGACCTTGCCGAGCTTGGCCAGGGCCTCGTCCACGCCCTCGTTCCAGTCCACCTTGCGCAGGAAGCGGCTGGCGAAGTTGGCCAGGACCTGGAGGATGGCGTCCCGCCGGAAGAGCAGTTCCTCGAATTCCTTTTGCAGGGAAACGTCGCGGGCCATACCCCAGATGCGCACCACCTCGCCTCCCGGTCCCAGCTCCACCTCGCGGTTGACGTGCAGGTGGCGGACCTTGCCGTCCTCGTCCACCACCCGATACTCGAAGTCCAGGGGCCAGCCCTGGTCGAAGGTGGCCTCGGTGGCCCGGTCAAAGACCTCCAGGTCGTCCGGGTGGACGTGGTTTCGCAGGCCGGACAGCCTGCGGCCGGGAGCCTCTTCCCGGCCGAAGATGCGGCCCAGCCCCTCGGACCAGCGGATGTCCCCGTCCGAGCCCATCTCCCAACTCCCGAAGGCGTCGGTGCGTTCCATCCAGTCGAGCAGGTCCAGGCGGAACTTGAGCCGGGTCTCGATGTCCAGGCGGTCCTCAAGGTGGCGGAAGCTGCGGGTCAGGCATTCGCGGATTCCGGGGCCCGGGACGAAACAATCGAAGGCCCCCTGTGCCAGGGCCGCGTCCTCCGCGCCGGGGGCGTGGGTCAAGACGATGGACTGCCGTCCGTATTCCTTGCGGATGCGGCTCACGGCACGGGGCCAGGAGTCGTCGTCCGGATCGGGCGCGAGCAGAACCAGGTCCGCGTCGTTCTTTTCCAACCGGCGCACGCCCCGTGAGACCGTGGCCAACCGAACCACCGTCCGCTCATGGCCCTCCGGGAGCAGGTCCAGGTCCCGCTCGTCCACATGCTTGCCCGCCAAGATCAGTATTTTCACACAACGCCTCCGCTATCCGCCCCGAAACATGAACGGTTCCCGCCGCCTACCCGATGTCCTTACGACATAAACGGGACAAGGGACAAGTGCATACCGCGTATCCGGAGGGCGCGCAGCCCCGCCGCAGTGGGGGGTGGGCGCATAGTTGACCGCAACCGTCTGAAAAGACAGTCCTTCCCTTTTTCGCAGCCCTTGCTTTCTGCCCGAACGGGGTTTACATACAGTACAGGCCCCCCGTACGCAGGGCATTCCCAACATACAGACCGAAGGTGCAACCATGAACTTTCTGCCCGACAACTCCATCCTGTCCCTGCTTGCCGGGGCGACCCTGGCGGTGAAGCTGGTCATGCTCTTCCTGGGATGCATGTCCCTGTGGAGCTGGACCATCATTTTCTTCAAGTTCTTCACCATCGGCACGGCCCGCAAGAAGGTCATGGCCGGGTACGACGCCTTTGTGGCCGCCGGGGACCTGTCCAAGGGAATCAAGGGGTTGGGCGACAAGGAGCAGTCGCCCCTGGCCCGCGTCTCGTCCCTGGCCGTGCACGAGTTCCGTCTGCTGGAGAAGGCCGGGATCAACCGCGAGCGCAAGCGGCTGCTGGTCAAGGACACCCTGCGGCGCGTGCTCAAGCAGGGCATCTCCAAGGAGATGCGCGGGTTGACCCGCAACCTGCCGTTCCTGGCCACCTGTGCCAACGCGGCCCCGTTCATCGGCCTGTTCGGCACGGTCTGGGGCATCATGCACTCGTTCCATTCCATCGGGCAGGCGCAGAGCGCGGCCCTGGCCACGGTGGCGCCCGGCATCTCCGAGGCGCTCATCGCCACGGCCATCGGGCTGCTCGTGGCCATCCCGGCGACCATCTTCTACAACTATTTCCTGGGCAAGCTGAACGAGGTCGAGTCCGGCATGGTCGATTTCGCCGGGGCCTTCCTGAACCGCGCCGAACGCGAAATCGCCTGGGCCGACAAGCCCGAGCGGGGCTAGGAGCGCGCCATGGCGATCAAGACCGGCGGCGGCTTCCTCAACGAGATCAACGTCACACCCTTCGTGGACGTGATGCTGGTGCTGCTGATCATCTTCATGGTCACGGCCCCGCTCATGACCCAGGGGGTGGAGGTAGACCTGCCGACCACGCGCACGGTCCGCAACCTGCCCCAGGACTCCGAGCACCTGGTCCTGACCGTGCGCAAGGACGGCCGGATCTTCCTGGACGAGTACCAGGTCTCCATGGACGAGCTGGAGGACCACCTGAAACGGCTGGTGGCCGGACAGAAGAAGCAGCTCTTCCTGCGCGCGGACAAGGAGGTCCCCTACGGCACCGTGGTCCAGGTCATGGGCGAGATCAAGGCCGCGGGCATCGACAAGCTCGGCATTGTGGCGGAAGAGCCCAAACAGGACAGGAAGTAAGGGGAAGCGAGGCGGCATGCAGCGGGCACTGAGCTGGACACTCTCCATTCTCTTCCACGCCGTGGTGGCCGTGGCCCTGCTCAATTCCGTGAGCCTGCCGCCCCTGCTGCCCGAGGAGCTCATGGAGGTGAACCTGACCGAGGTTCCCGAACCGCAACCAATCATCCCCATGCCCGCCCCCGCGCCCGCGCCTGAGCCACAGGCCGCAAAGGAATGCCCGGAAGTCCCCCCGGCCGCCGCCCCCTTGCCCATGGACAAGACCGTGGTCCTGGACGACGCGCCGCAACCGCCCGAGACCGCTCCGCCGCCCGAGGCGGAGCCCGCGCCGCCGGCCGAGCCCGACGTGGTCGAGATCAGCCCGTCCAAGACCCTGCCGCCCGAGCCCGAACCCGCGCCCGAAGAGGAACTGGCCGAGGACGGCCTGCCCAAGAAAATTTACGTGCGCAAGGACGGCACCGTGCACCGCGGGGCCGAGGCCCGTTTCGGCCGGGCCATGATGGGCGACTATTTTTCCTATTCGCCCCAGGAGTTCTCCGGCCAGTTCCGGACCAAGGACAACCGGGTCATCTCCATCATCGACGCCCGCAACACCAAGTACGGGCGCTTCCTGATCTACGACTCCAAGAACAAGACTCTGCGCCGCCTGAAGCAGGCCTTCGGCAAGTACGTCTACACCGTCGGTCCGTCCGTCTACGCCGACGAGCCGGTCACGGGCTCGGTCACCTTCCTGGCCAAGGACGACCGCATCGAGCGGTTCATCCTGGTCACGGACGACGACCGCATCGCCCACTACCCGGTCAAGGTGCACGTGCGCGAGGAAGCGGTCGCCTTCGACGGCCCGGCTGGGCGGGTCGAGGCCATGTTCTCCCGCCCGCCCTATGACGAGGGCCACGCGGGCGTGGTGGTCGTCCATGGACCCGAGTGCGCGGACCCCGGCATGGTCCAGGCCTTCACCCGGACCCTGTCCATGCACGGCCTGGCCGCCCTGACCTTCGTTCCGCGCGGCTGCGGTGCCGAGACGCCTGCCCCGGCGGGCACCGGCGAACTGGCCGAGGACACCGCGTCGGCCTTCGATTTCCTGGCGGCACACCCGTCCATCGGCGCGGACAAGGCCGGCATCTGGGGCTCGGGCCGGGGCGTGCCCGCGGCCATCCGGGCCGCCGGGCTGACCTCCCCCCGCTTCCTGGTCTGCATGCTCACCGACGGGCTCGCCCCGACCGACATGCCGAACCGCACGGTTCTCGCCGGGCTGGACCTGCCCGTGCTCTGGCTGATCACCGGCCGGGAGACGGCCAAATGGCGACCGTTGATCACCGTGCTCGAAGCCCTGCGCGACAAGCAGCAACGCCCCTTCACCATTGTGGTCGCCCCGGCCAAAACCAGCCGGGAGGTGCTTGAGGCCGAAGGGGCGCGCTCCTCCTGGGTGGAGCAGGTGGCCGACGACCACGCCTCACTGGCCGTGTCCTGGATCAACGGCCTCAAATAGCCCCGGAAACGGGCAGCGCAACGCTCGCGCCTTCCATCCGGACTGTAAATACGTTATGGTGCGTTCACCGTAATGGCTCATGCCTGTCACTTTCACCCAGCCGGACGCCCTGTGAAGATCGACCGCGACCCGCGAGAACGCCTTGATCCAGAAACCCGCAAACGGCTGGTCGATGCCGATCCCGCCCTGTTTCGGAGACTGGTCGAGGCGTCGGGCATGCCGGTCTCCATCCACGACAAGACCCTCTACCCCATCTGGGGGAACCGGGCCTGGACCGAACTCTGGGGGTACTCTCTGGAGAATCTCCTGGACCTGCCCCAGGGACTGGCCATGCCCGAGGAAAGCGTCGAGCTCTATTGGAAGAGCGTGTTGCCCACGGTCAGTCAGGGCAAGCGGTGGCAGGGTGAGTACCTGATCCGGGCCAAGGGCGGCACCCTGCGCACGGTCAAGGGGTGGTTCGACCCCGTCACCGACGAATCCGGCGAAATCACCCACATCATCGGCATCAAACAGGACCTGTCCGACCTCATCCGCATGCGCGAGGCCCTGGGCTCGGCCGAAAAGAGCCTGAACTTCATTTCCGACTGCACCAGCGACATCTTCTTCCGCCTGAACCTGCACACCGGCCTCTACGACTACCTCAGCCCCTCGGTTGAGCGCTTTTCGGGCTATACCGTCCGGGAGTATCAGGAATGCCCCATGCTCGTCCGCAAAATCGTCCACCCGGACTGGCGGGACTACCTGGACCGGATCATGGAGGAGCTGCTCGCGGGCAGGGTGCGCGAGGAATACGAATTCCAGTTCATCCACAAGTCGGGCGAGGTCCACTGGGCCAGCCAGCGGCACATCCTGCTCCGGAACAAGGCCGGGGCCCCCGTGGCCGTGGAGGGCATCGCCACGGACATCACCGCCCGCAAGGAGGCCGAGGAACGGTTGCGGGCCAGCGAGGAAAAATATCGCTTCCTGGCCGAGAACACCGCCGACGTCATCTGGACCATGGACGACGACTACCACCTGATCTACGCCACCCCGTCCATCAAGGACATCAGCGGCTTCACCCTGGAGGAGCTCCAGGGCCGCCCGTTCCGGAAGATGATCACCCGGTCCTCCATCCGCAAGTTCGAGGAGGCCCTGGCCCGGCGGCGAGAGGCCGAGGCCAAGGGGGACCACGCCCTGATCAACAGCCTGGAGCTGGAACACATCCACAAGAACGGCAAGACCTTCTGGGCCGAGACCATGATCAAGCGGCTGCTCGACGGCAAGGGGCGCCCCTGCGGATTCCAGGGCGTGTCCAGGGACGTCACCCTGCGCCTGGAGGCCGGAGCCGCCATCACGGCCAGCGAGGCCCGGTTCCGCACCCTGTTCGAGGACTCCCCCATCTCCCTCTGGGAGGAGGACCTGACCAAACTCAAGTTCTACTTCGACGACCTCAAGGAACAGGGGATCGGCGATTTCCGCAAATTCTTCTACGACAACCCCGAGGCGCTGGCCAAATGCGCCACCCTGGTCACCGTGGTGGACGTGAACAAGGCCACCCTGTCCCTGCTCGGCGCGACGAGCAAGGAGGACTTGTTCGGCAACCTGGACAAGGTCCTGACCGAGTCCTCCATGGCCGCCTTCGCCGAGGAGATGATCCTGCTCGCCTCGGGCGGCCGGGAATACTGCGGCGAGATCACCAACCGCACCCTGGACGGCGACACCATCTGGGTCATGGTCCACTTCTTCGTGCCGGACGAATACAAGGACACCCTGTCCAGGGTCATCGTCTCCCTGCTGGACGTGACCCCCCGGCGCCGCGCCGAAGAGGCCCTCATGGACTCCGAGGAGCGCTACCGCGTGCTGGCCGAGAACTCCCAGGAGGGAGTCATCGTCATGCAGAGCGGCGTGGCCCGTTACGTCAACGAGTCCATGATGCGCATCACCGGCTACTCGGCGAGGGAGTTCGAAGGGCTCGATTTCGTGGACATGGTCCACCCCGGCGACCAGGCCGAACACGCGCCCCGCTTCGCCCGCCTCGACTCCGGCGAGATGAACGAGTCCCTGGGCTCCTTCCGCATCCTGACCCGGAGCGGCGGGACCAAGTGGGTGAACATGAGCGTCAAGCCGATCATGTGGGGCGGCCGCGAGGCCCAGATGCTCATCCTGACCAACATCACCCGGTACAAGGCGCTCGAATCCGAACTGCTCATCGCCCACGCCCAGATGGAAAACCGGGTGCGCAAGCGGACCGCCGAGCTGTCCAAGGCCAACGTCCGGCTCAAGGCCGAGGCCGAGGAGCGGCGCAAGGCCCAGGAACGCATCCAGGCCCTGACCCAACAGCTCATCCGCGTGCAGGAGGACGAGCGCCAGCGCATCGCCCGCGACCTGCACGACAACGTGGCCCAGGACCTCTCCTCCATCATGCTCAAGATGGAGACCCTGTTCGACGGCCACCCGGACGCACACCCGGAGCTGGCCGAACGCGGCGAAGCCGTGGCCGAGGTGCTGCGCCACACCATCGCCTCGGTCCGGGAGATCGCCTACGGGCTGCGCCCCCCGGCCCTGGACCAGCTGGGCCTGGTCCAGGCCCTGACCAATCTGTGCCACGACTCCGGGAGCCGATATGGCTTTGACGTTGACTTTTTCTCCACCGGAATCGAGAATATTTCCTTGGACTTCGACGTGGAAATCAACCTCTACCGCATGGTCCAGGAAGCCGTCAGGAACATCTGCCGCCACGCCGGGGCGACCAAGGCCGTCATCCGCCTGGTCAAAAGCCACCCCGACATCCTCATCCGCATCGAGGACAACGGCAGCGGATTCCCGATGGAGGAAAGCCTGGCCAGGGCCGACGCGGAAAAACGCATGGGCCTGCGGAGCATGGAGGAGCGGGCCCGCCTCATCGGCGGTTCCATGGAGGTCCAGACCCTGACCGGCACCGGCACACGCATACTTTTCAAGGTACCGATCGAAAGCGCGAGGAGACACGGCTAGTATGGGAGCGAATACCCTTGACATCATGATCGTCGACGACCACCCCCTTTTCAGGGAGGGCCTCAAAACCATCGTCAGCCGGGACGAAAACTTCGCGGTCTGCGCCGAGGCGGGCACCGGCGAGGACGGGGTGACCCTGGCCCGCACCCACAAGCCGGACATCATCCTGGTGGACATCTCCATGCCGGACAAGAGCGGCATCCAGATGATCCGCGAACTCAAGGACGAACTGCCCCTGACCCGGTTCGTGATCATCTCCATGCACTCCGAGGCCGACTACATAGTCGAGGCCTTCCGGGCCGGCGCCACGGGCTACATCATCAAGGAATCCGCCGCCGGGCAGCTCCTCAAGGGGCTGAACACCGTGGCCGGAGGCAACCTCTTCCTGGACAGCGCCCTGTCCCAGGAGGTCGTCTTCAAACTGCTCCAGACCAAGAGCGACTCCCGGGACGGCAACGACGACCCATACGCCACCCTGACCCCCCGCGAACAGGAGGTCATGCGCATGCTCGCCGAGGGGCTGACCGCCAAGGGAGTGGCCGAGCAGTTGTTCATCTCCCCAAAGACCGTGGAGAACCACCGTACCAACCTGATGAAGAAGCTCGGGCTCAAGAGCTCCGTGGAACTCGTCCGCTACGCCGCCCGGCTGGGGCTCATCGACATCGAGACCTGGGCCATTTGACCGGCCCGGTCCGCTGCGGACCGTACGCAAAGAGCCCCCGGCAACTTCGGTTGTCGGAGGCTCTTTGTTTGGAATGACTGACGAAACTATTGCGCTTCGATGGTGATCCGCTTGGGCTGGACCTTCTCCACCTTGGGCAGGAAGAGTTCCAGGACGCCGTTTTCCAGGGAGGCCTTGATGCGCTCCCGGTCCACGATGTCGGAGATGGAGATGGACCGCACGTATTCGCACGCGCCGAACTGCGCCTCCACGAACTTCTCGCCCGAAACCGGGCACTGGGCCGAGCGGCCGGTCACGGTCAGTTCGTCCTCTTCCAGATCGATGGCCATGTCGTCCTTGCTCACGCCGGGCATGTCCATGAAGATGTGGAACCCGTCCTCGCGCTCCAGGATGTCCGTGGCCGGACGGAAGCGGCTCAGTTCCTTGCCTTCCTCTTTCTTCGCGACTTCGCTCATGACACCCTCCTTAGGCAACGTCGATGCTGATGGTGCGCGGCTTGACTTCGGCGGACTTGGGCAGGGTCACGGTCAGCACCCCGTCCCGCATGGCCGCGGTCACCTTGTCCCGGTCAACCGGTACGCCGATGTTGACAACTCTGTGGAAAATTCCGCTCGGGCGTTCCTGACGATAGAATTTGCCTTCCGGGGCGGTGCGCTCGCCCTTGATGACCAGCGTCTTGTCGGTCAACGTCAGTTCCACGTCGTCGATGGTCACTCCGGGCACTTCCGCGCGGACGTAAATGTTCTCATCGTCGTTGCTCAGATTGAGCGGGGGGTAGGCCAAACGCCGGTCGTCGCCCATGGGCGATCGCAGAATTTCCTCAAAGACACGATCCAACCGGGACGGAAAATTGTAGAGCGTATTGAAATCGATAACCATGAACGGCACCTCCTTTTCGTTCGTTCGAACTGAAAATAGGCACCATTCCCTGATCGTCAAGACTCCCTGTGGAAAAAATTTGGCTCTCGCTCGCGGTCTGCGATAACGGGCCGTCCGCGCCGTTTCCAAGGCTGCGGTAGCCGCCACCCCCCTCTCGCAAACCCGGCCGTGAGGAAAGCCCGCTGCGAAAAAGCCGTCCTGCCCGCAAATGCAGGCAGGACGGCTTTTTTTGCCGTTGAACCGGACGGCTACTTCGAGCCGGTCCATTCCTCTTCGGGCACTGCCTGGTCCACGAGCATGATGGGGATGTCATCCTTGACCGGGTAGACCACCTTGCACCGGGGGCAGGCCAGCCCGTCGCCGCCGGGTTTGGGCATGAGTTCGCCCTTGCACTGCGGGCAGGCCAGAATATCGAGCAGTTCTTTCTTCAGGGTCATGGCGTTCTCCTTTTCAGTGCGAGCAGGATAGCCTCGGGCGCGGAGATTGGCAACCACGCCGCGCTTTACCTCCATGCGGAGAATCTGTAACTTGATGCATTGAACAACCGACAATCTTACGGGACAATACATCCATGAGCATAGACCTGCACACACACACCACGGTCTCGGACGGCACCCTGACGCCCACGGAACTGGTCAAGCTGGCCAAGGAGAGCGGGCTGGACGCCATCGCGGTGACCGACCACGACACCTTTCAGGGCATCCCCGAAGCCCTGGAGGCCGGCAGGAAGTACGGCATCGAGGTCATTCCGGGCGCGGAGCTGAGCCTGGAATCCCCGGAGGGAACGGGCTGGATCCACATGGTCGCCCTGTGGCTGCCCGAACGGGCGGACGAACTCCAGAAGGCGTTTGACTGGGTCATCGAGGGACGCGCCAACCGCAACCACGAGATTGTGGCCAAGCTGCGCGCTCTGGGCGTAAACATCACCTACGAAGCCGTGGCCGCCCGCGCCGGCGGGACCGTCGGCCGCCCGCATTTCGCTCAGGAGCTGATGGCGCTCGGCGTGGTCTCGTCCATGGACGAGGCGTTCAAGGTCTGGGTCGGCGACAACGGCCGGGCCTACGTGCCCAAACGCAAGCTCACGCCCGAAAAGGCCCTGGCCATCCTGAAAAACATCGGGGCCACGTCCATCCTGGCCCACCCCTACGCCTTGAGGCTGAGCTACCCGGAGACCGAAAAGCTGGTCCGCCGCCTCATGGACCTCGGCCTGGACGGCATGGAGGTCATCTACTCCGAGCACTCCGAGGCCGACACCAAGGCCTTCGGCGAGATGGCCGACCGCCTGGGCCTGCTCAAGAGCGGCGGATCGGACTTCCACGGGACCAACAAGCCGGACATCAGGCTCGGCGTGGGCCGGGGCAACCTGGACATCCCCAACGAGCTGCTCGACAAAATGAAGGCTGCCCGGCGGGCCAAGGGCCTGCCCGTCTAAACGATCATGTCCGAAGTCGTCACCCTCCCCTGCGAAAGCTACGCGCAGACCGTCCGCCGGGCCTTTGAACAGGCGGGCGGGCCGGACGCGTTGGCCGGATTTGCGCGCATCCTGCTCAAGCCCAACCTGGTCAACGCCTCGCCGTTCCCGGTGACCACCCACCCCGCGTTCACGGCCGCGGCCATCGACGCCATACGCGCCCACACCGACGCACCCATCACCATCGCCGAGGGCACCGGCGACAGGGACAAGGAGACCGACGAGATCTTCGCCGTCCTGGGCTACCAGGAACTTGCCCGGTGCAAGGACGTCGACCTGCTGGACCTCAACCACGCCCCCCTGGTCGAGATATCGAAGCCCGGCTGTACGGTCTTCCCGACCATGTGGCTGCCCGAGGCCGCCTTTGACCACTGCATCGTGTCCCTGCCCGTGCTCAAGGGCCACTCCATGGCGGCCGTAACCGGGACCATGAAGAACATGATAGGCTTCGCCCCGCCCTCCCACTACCAGGGCGGCGGTTGGAAAAAGGCCCTCTTCCACCGCGACATGCACGGCTCCATCCGCGACCTGAACCGCTACGTCACCCCGCACTTCACCCTCATGGACGCCACGGTAGGGCTCAAGGACTACCACCTGGGCGGGCCCCGGTGCTGTCCGGAAGTGGGCATGATCCTGGCCGGGGCCGACCCCCTGGCCGTGGACCGCGCCGCCGCAGGACTGCTCGGCATCGACTGGCACGGCGTCGGCCACCTGCGCTGACCAGGCGCCAACATTCCCCTTGGCGAAACGAACCCCCATCAGGTATTCTGCGATCATGCCCGACTCCCCGTTCACCCCGGAACTGCTCGCCCCGGCGGGCGACATGGAAAAGCTCGAGACCGCCGTCCTGTACGGCGCCGACGCCGTCTACCTCGGCGGCGAAGGCCTCAACCTGCGCGCCGGCGCGGGCGGGTTCGACCGCCAGGCGCTCGAACGGGCCATCGCCCGCGCCCACCAGGCCGGGGTCAAGGTCTATTACACCCTCAACGTCTACCCGCGCCAGTCGCACATGAGCGCGGTGCACGAACAGATCGACACCCTGGGCGAACTTCGGCCCGACGCGGTCATCGCCGCCGACCCCGGCGTCATCCGCCTGCTCCGCCGCGAACTGCCCGAAATCCCGGTACACATCTCCACACAGGCCAACACCTCCAATGTGGAGGCCGTGCGCTTCTGGCGCGAAAACGGGGCCAAGCGCGTCAACGTGGCCCGCGAACTGCGCTCGGCCGAACTCGGCGAAATGCTCGACGCCTGCCGCAAGCAGATGCCGACCATGGAGCTCGAAGTCTTTGTCCACGGGGCCATGTGCATGGCCGTGTCCGGCCGCTGCTACATGTCCGCCCTGCTCAACGACCGGCCCGGCAACCTCGGGCAGTGCTCCCACCCCTGCCGCTACGAATACCGGCCCGTGTCCATGACCTTCGAGGAACGCACCCGGCCCGGCGAAAAGCTCTGGGAAATGCGCGAATACGAAAACCCCTTCACCGAGGACTTCACCTTCGACGCGCCCGACGACTTCGCCTTCTCCTCCCCGGACAGTGATTCCCCCGCGTCCCAGCCCCCGGCCGACCGCGCCCTGTCCGCCGCGCTCGACACCGACAACTGGACCAAGTTCTTCGCCGCCGAAGACCTCTGCCTGCTCCACTACCTCGAATGGTTCCGGGGCATGAAGGTCGCCTCCCTCAAGCTCGAAGGCCGGACCAAGAGCTCCGCCTACCTCGCCCAGGTCGTGGACGCCTACAAGACCGCCCTGAACCACGCCGCCACCGGCCGGTTCCAGCCCGAACTCTATTTGTCCGAACTGGTCAACGCCGCCTCCCGGCCCCTGACCACCGGCTTTTTCGACCCGGCCAACCGGGGCGTCATTGCCCAGCCGCCCGACGAAACCGAAAAACGCCCCGTGCTCGCCCGCATCCTCGCCCCCCTGGCCTCGGGCCGCTGGCTCGTCCAGACCAAGTCGCGCTGGACCACCGCCGAGCCCGTGGAAATCCTCGTGCCCGGCCTCATCCGGCCCCACATCTCCGCCGAAGACTACGGCCTGGTCAACGAACAGGGCCAAGGCGTGGACACCTCCCACCCCGGCCAACGCGCCGTGTTCATCTGCGACCACCCGGAAATCAAAACCGGCATGTTCATCAGAAAACCCTGGGATATGGACAGGCTCGACTAGCCAGGCCGGGGAGGAATGCCTCCGGCGGGCCCTCGCCGGGCGGCGTCTCCGACGGCCAAAGAACCTTTCGGAAAAGGTTCTTTGGAATCTCCAAAACTTTTTGGGTGCCTTCGGCAGGGGCGTGCGGGGACGGGGGAAAAAGGTCTTTCGCGGGAGGGGGGAGGTAGCTTGGCTGGCGGGGGCGGAACCCGCTAAAGCGCCCTTGCGGCGTTTTCTTACTTTCAAGAAACGGTGACGCCTTTCGCTCGCACCCTTTCCCCAAAAAGCACCCCGCGATTTCAGGCAGAAAAAACGGCCTAGAAAAAGGCGCTCATAACGATGTCGATCTGGCCG
It encodes the following:
- a CDS encoding response regulator transcription factor yields the protein MGANTLDIMIVDDHPLFREGLKTIVSRDENFAVCAEAGTGEDGVTLARTHKPDIILVDISMPDKSGIQMIRELKDELPLTRFVIISMHSEADYIVEAFRAGATGYIIKESAAGQLLKGLNTVAGGNLFLDSALSQEVVFKLLQTKSDSRDGNDDPYATLTPREQEVMRMLAEGLTAKGVAEQLFISPKTVENHRTNLMKKLGLKSSVELVRYAARLGLIDIETWAI
- a CDS encoding PHP domain-containing protein; protein product: MSIDLHTHTTVSDGTLTPTELVKLAKESGLDAIAVTDHDTFQGIPEALEAGRKYGIEVIPGAELSLESPEGTGWIHMVALWLPERADELQKAFDWVIEGRANRNHEIVAKLRALGVNITYEAVAARAGGTVGRPHFAQELMALGVVSSMDEAFKVWVGDNGRAYVPKRKLTPEKALAILKNIGATSILAHPYALRLSYPETEKLVRRLMDLGLDGMEVIYSEHSEADTKAFGEMADRLGLLKSGGSDFHGTNKPDIRLGVGRGNLDIPNELLDKMKAARRAKGLPV
- a CDS encoding Trm112 family protein, which translates into the protein MTLKKELLDILACPQCKGELMPKPGGDGLACPRCKVVYPVKDDIPIMLVDQAVPEEEWTGSK
- a CDS encoding DUF362 domain-containing protein, which encodes MSEVVTLPCESYAQTVRRAFEQAGGPDALAGFARILLKPNLVNASPFPVTTHPAFTAAAIDAIRAHTDAPITIAEGTGDRDKETDEIFAVLGYQELARCKDVDLLDLNHAPLVEISKPGCTVFPTMWLPEAAFDHCIVSLPVLKGHSMAAVTGTMKNMIGFAPPSHYQGGGWKKALFHRDMHGSIRDLNRYVTPHFTLMDATVGLKDYHLGGPRCCPEVGMILAGADPLAVDRAAAGLLGIDWHGVGHLR
- a CDS encoding PAS domain S-box protein; the encoded protein is MKIDRDPRERLDPETRKRLVDADPALFRRLVEASGMPVSIHDKTLYPIWGNRAWTELWGYSLENLLDLPQGLAMPEESVELYWKSVLPTVSQGKRWQGEYLIRAKGGTLRTVKGWFDPVTDESGEITHIIGIKQDLSDLIRMREALGSAEKSLNFISDCTSDIFFRLNLHTGLYDYLSPSVERFSGYTVREYQECPMLVRKIVHPDWRDYLDRIMEELLAGRVREEYEFQFIHKSGEVHWASQRHILLRNKAGAPVAVEGIATDITARKEAEERLRASEEKYRFLAENTADVIWTMDDDYHLIYATPSIKDISGFTLEELQGRPFRKMITRSSIRKFEEALARRREAEAKGDHALINSLELEHIHKNGKTFWAETMIKRLLDGKGRPCGFQGVSRDVTLRLEAGAAITASEARFRTLFEDSPISLWEEDLTKLKFYFDDLKEQGIGDFRKFFYDNPEALAKCATLVTVVDVNKATLSLLGATSKEDLFGNLDKVLTESSMAAFAEEMILLASGGREYCGEITNRTLDGDTIWVMVHFFVPDEYKDTLSRVIVSLLDVTPRRRAEEALMDSEERYRVLAENSQEGVIVMQSGVARYVNESMMRITGYSAREFEGLDFVDMVHPGDQAEHAPRFARLDSGEMNESLGSFRILTRSGGTKWVNMSVKPIMWGGREAQMLILTNITRYKALESELLIAHAQMENRVRKRTAELSKANVRLKAEAEERRKAQERIQALTQQLIRVQEDERQRIARDLHDNVAQDLSSIMLKMETLFDGHPDAHPELAERGEAVAEVLRHTIASVREIAYGLRPPALDQLGLVQALTNLCHDSGSRYGFDVDFFSTGIENISLDFDVEINLYRMVQEAVRNICRHAGATKAVIRLVKSHPDILIRIEDNGSGFPMEESLARADAEKRMGLRSMEERARLIGGSMEVQTLTGTGTRILFKVPIESARRHG
- a CDS encoding Hsp20/alpha crystallin family protein — translated: MVIDFNTLYNFPSRLDRVFEEILRSPMGDDRRLAYPPLNLSNDDENIYVRAEVPGVTIDDVELTLTDKTLVIKGERTAPEGKFYRQERPSGIFHRVVNIGVPVDRDKVTAAMRDGVLTVTLPKSAEVKPRTISIDVA
- a CDS encoding Hsp20/alpha crystallin family protein — protein: MSEVAKKEEGKELSRFRPATDILEREDGFHIFMDMPGVSKDDMAIDLEEDELTVTGRSAQCPVSGEKFVEAQFGACEYVRSISISDIVDRERIKASLENGVLELFLPKVEKVQPKRITIEAQ